The Methanofollis sp. UBA420 genome contains a region encoding:
- a CDS encoding 50S ribosomal protein L24e: MVETYKCSFCGKTIEPGTGRLFVRKDGALFYFCSTKCQKNNKLGRVPRKVAWTEAGRKALGKE, translated from the coding sequence ATGGTAGAGACGTACAAGTGCAGCTTCTGCGGCAAGACGATTGAGCCGGGGACGGGGAGACTCTTCGTCCGGAAGGACGGGGCTCTCTTCTACTTCTGCTCGACGAAGTGCCAGAAGAACAACAAGCTCGGGCGTGTCCCCCGTAAGGTCGCCTGGACCGAAGCAGGCCGCAAGGCTCTCGGCAAGGAGTGA
- the ndk gene encoding nucleoside-diphosphate kinase: MDRTFVMIKPDGVQRGIIGAVISRLEAKGLKLVAARLTMLPEEKVMEHYAEHVSKPFFPSLKEYVMSGPVLTMVWEGKGAVAIVRKLVGATNPAEAAPGTIRGDFGMETGKNVIHASDSDESAAREIAIHFAGDEIVSYTRIDEPVLYE, translated from the coding sequence ATGGACAGGACCTTCGTGATGATCAAGCCCGACGGTGTCCAGCGCGGCATCATCGGCGCGGTCATCTCCCGGCTCGAGGCCAAGGGCCTCAAGCTCGTGGCGGCGCGGCTCACCATGCTCCCTGAGGAGAAGGTCATGGAGCACTATGCCGAGCACGTCAGCAAGCCCTTCTTCCCCTCCCTCAAGGAGTACGTCATGAGCGGTCCCGTGCTCACGATGGTCTGGGAAGGCAAGGGTGCCGTGGCGATTGTGCGCAAGCTCGTCGGCGCAACCAACCCGGCCGAGGCCGCACCCGGGACTATCAGGGGAGACTTCGGCATGGAGACCGGCAAGAACGTGATCCACGCCTCGGACTCCGACGAGAGCGCCGCCCGCGAGATTGCAATCCACTTCGCCGGCGACGAGATCGTATCCTACACCAGGATCGACGAACCGGTCCTGTACGAGTAA
- a CDS encoding MarC family protein, with translation MSGDMLSFVLLSVSSIFIVINPLAATLLYVSLTEGMEEVQKRSVARVACWYALAVLLLFAIAGSLILQLFGITLEAFRIAGGLLLFGIGMEMVHAKTSRTKISATEKYESQDADDVGVMPLAIPMIAGPGAITTAIVLTNEATSSHPVGIAVVIGAILLAVGTTYLMLANSERIMRHVGQREYRAVNRLMGMMLIAIAVQFVITGIKAAFPILVGVGL, from the coding sequence ATGAGCGGCGACATGCTGAGTTTTGTACTGCTCAGCGTATCATCGATTTTCATCGTCATCAACCCTCTGGCAGCGACGCTTCTTTATGTCTCCCTGACCGAAGGGATGGAAGAGGTCCAGAAAAGGTCGGTCGCCAGGGTGGCATGCTGGTACGCCCTCGCCGTCCTCCTCCTCTTTGCGATCGCGGGCAGCCTGATCCTGCAGCTCTTCGGGATCACCCTGGAGGCCTTCAGGATCGCGGGCGGGCTTCTCCTCTTCGGCATCGGCATGGAGATGGTCCACGCGAAGACCTCGCGGACGAAGATCTCGGCGACCGAGAAGTACGAGAGTCAGGACGCCGACGACGTCGGGGTGATGCCCCTCGCGATCCCGATGATCGCGGGGCCGGGCGCCATCACGACGGCGATCGTGCTCACCAACGAGGCGACGTCCAGCCACCCGGTCGGCATCGCCGTCGTGATCGGGGCGATCCTCCTGGCGGTCGGGACCACGTACCTGATGCTCGCCAACTCCGAGAGGATCATGCGCCATGTCGGGCAGCGGGAGTACCGCGCCGTGAACAGGCTGATGGGTATGATGCTCATCGCCATCGCCGTCCAGTTCGTGATCACCGGGATCAAGGCGGCCTTCCCCATCCTTGTGGGGGTGGGGCTGTGA
- a CDS encoding carbon-nitrogen hydrolase family protein, whose protein sequence is MKVCCAGMAPAATVADGLARAGALAGEARTAGADLLLLPEQFATGWSATEPRADPRILRSLCRTAAEHGIWIVGSCYEGYLRPRNMAYAVSPEGRVAAGYAKVHLFSPDGEDAACTPGTVPATFEAGGVRFALAVCYDLRFPDLFAHYAACGADCVLVPAAWPAVRLAQWDLLVRARALDGEYYVAGANAGAGSCIAGPDGELVGEERGGLVIGEIDLTKISAMRTALPVVKDRRPDLYAAWKECL, encoded by the coding sequence GTGAAGGTCTGCTGTGCCGGCATGGCGCCCGCCGCCACGGTCGCGGACGGCCTTGCCCGGGCCGGCGCCCTCGCCGGAGAGGCACGGACCGCCGGGGCCGACCTCCTCCTCCTCCCGGAGCAATTCGCGACCGGGTGGTCGGCCACGGAGCCGCGGGCCGACCCCCGCATCCTCCGGTCCCTCTGCCGGACCGCCGCGGAGCACGGCATCTGGATCGTCGGGTCGTGCTATGAAGGCTATCTCAGGCCGCGGAACATGGCCTATGCCGTCAGCCCGGAGGGCCGGGTCGCCGCAGGCTATGCGAAGGTCCACCTCTTCTCCCCTGACGGCGAGGATGCGGCCTGCACGCCGGGCACCGTCCCGGCGACCTTCGAGGCCGGGGGCGTCAGGTTCGCCCTCGCGGTCTGCTACGACCTCAGGTTCCCAGACCTCTTCGCCCACTACGCGGCCTGCGGGGCCGACTGCGTCCTCGTCCCTGCCGCGTGGCCGGCGGTGCGCCTCGCCCAGTGGGACCTCCTCGTGCGGGCGCGGGCCCTCGACGGGGAATATTATGTCGCCGGCGCGAACGCCGGGGCCGGTTCCTGCATCGCCGGCCCGGACGGGGAACTCGTCGGCGAAGAGAGGGGCGGCCTCGTCATCGGCGAGATCGACCTCACGAAAATTTCAGCGATGCGGACGGCCCTCCCGGTCGTGAAAGACCGGCGGCCCGACCTGTACGCTGCATGGAAGGAGTGCCTTTGA
- a CDS encoding metal-dependent hydrolase, whose protein sequence is MNGNEHITISLATAAAVLAPWLWSIHPAWLIASLFGVFIGALAPDADANDSAIFHTRVPGGRGKRLVILPVFGYGIRYLIYYPISLPFILLCGERGMPRHRGVLHSLIGVVLMTALLGFYAWVIGAIVFAIPWDMGFTIFLLGFLGGAIGHLLEDSCTKSGVAWLFPLSDHRTRGKIVTGSGDQRPAIYAGAMCAAAFGLAAAGPAGLVPADLYPWTGVVAACILWLLFLITARIGR, encoded by the coding sequence TTGAACGGTAACGAACATATCACCATCAGCCTTGCGACAGCCGCCGCCGTGCTCGCCCCCTGGCTCTGGTCCATCCACCCGGCCTGGCTGATCGCCAGCCTCTTCGGCGTCTTCATCGGGGCCCTCGCGCCCGACGCCGACGCAAACGACTCCGCAATCTTCCACACCCGCGTGCCGGGCGGCAGGGGAAAGAGGCTTGTCATCCTCCCGGTCTTCGGCTACGGCATCCGCTACCTGATCTACTACCCGATCTCCCTGCCCTTCATCCTCCTCTGCGGGGAGAGGGGCATGCCCCGGCACCGCGGCGTCCTCCACTCCCTCATCGGCGTCGTGCTGATGACGGCCCTCCTCGGCTTCTATGCCTGGGTGATCGGGGCCATCGTCTTCGCGATACCCTGGGACATGGGCTTCACCATCTTCCTCCTCGGGTTCCTGGGCGGGGCAATCGGCCACCTCCTCGAAGACTCGTGCACGAAGAGCGGGGTCGCCTGGCTCTTCCCCCTCTCCGACCACCGGACGAGAGGGAAGATCGTCACAGGCAGCGGCGACCAGAGGCCTGCCATCTATGCGGGCGCGATGTGCGCCGCGGCCTTCGGCCTTGCGGCCGCAGGGCCCGCCGGACTCGTCCCGGCCGACCTCTACCCCTGGACGGGCGTCGTTGCAGCCTGTATTCTCTGGCTTCTCTTTCTCATCACCGCCCGGATAGGGCGGTAG
- the thrC gene encoding threonine synthase yields MYRLSCIHCGAEYAPGEIIYTCKKCGHLLTVNYDLDAISVTKKEWEQRPLSVWRYRELLPVTIKPVTLQEGGTPLYHLERLGKELGLPHLYAKHEGMNPSGSFKDRGMTVGVSMAIQLGMKSVACASTGNTSASLAVYAAKAGIPAVVLLPAGKVALGKVAQALMHGAKVIAIRDNFDVALALVRELCIKHGIYLLNSINPYRLEGQKTIGFESVDQLGEVPDRLVLPVGNAGNISAVYKGLKELETLGFIDRLPKMTGIQAAGSQPLVRAIQGNLGEVVPDEHPETVATAIRIGAPVNAEKALISIRATGGTAASVTDEEILAMQRALAQKEGIGVEPASAASVAGIKKLVEEGAIDRDEKIVCVVTGHLLKDPETVIKQCPPPIEIDATEQALLSVLHL; encoded by the coding sequence ATGTACCGTCTCTCGTGCATCCACTGCGGTGCCGAATACGCGCCCGGCGAGATCATCTATACCTGCAAAAAATGCGGGCACCTGCTCACCGTCAACTACGACCTTGACGCGATCAGCGTGACAAAGAAGGAGTGGGAACAGCGCCCCCTCTCGGTCTGGCGCTACCGGGAGCTCCTGCCGGTCACCATCAAGCCGGTCACCCTCCAGGAAGGCGGAACACCCCTGTACCACCTTGAGAGGCTCGGAAAGGAACTCGGCCTCCCCCACCTCTATGCCAAACACGAGGGCATGAACCCGAGCGGCTCCTTCAAGGACCGCGGCATGACTGTCGGCGTCTCGATGGCCATTCAGCTCGGCATGAAGAGCGTGGCCTGCGCGAGCACCGGCAACACCTCGGCAAGCCTTGCGGTGTACGCCGCAAAGGCGGGCATCCCGGCTGTCGTCCTCCTCCCGGCGGGGAAGGTCGCTCTCGGCAAGGTCGCCCAGGCGCTGATGCACGGCGCCAAGGTGATCGCGATCCGCGACAACTTCGACGTGGCCCTCGCCCTTGTCCGCGAACTCTGTATCAAGCATGGCATCTACCTCCTCAATTCCATCAACCCCTACCGGCTTGAGGGGCAGAAGACCATCGGCTTCGAGTCGGTCGACCAGCTCGGCGAGGTGCCGGACAGGCTCGTCCTCCCTGTCGGCAACGCGGGCAACATCTCCGCAGTCTACAAGGGGCTGAAAGAACTGGAGACTCTCGGATTCATCGACCGCCTCCCGAAGATGACAGGCATCCAGGCCGCCGGCTCGCAGCCTCTCGTGCGTGCGATCCAGGGCAACCTCGGTGAGGTCGTGCCGGACGAGCACCCGGAGACGGTGGCGACCGCGATCAGGATCGGCGCACCGGTGAATGCCGAGAAGGCCCTCATCTCCATCAGGGCGACCGGCGGCACTGCGGCCTCGGTGACAGACGAGGAGATCCTGGCCATGCAGCGTGCCCTCGCCCAGAAGGAAGGGATCGGCGTCGAACCGGCCTCGGCGGCCTCGGTGGCGGGGATCAAGAAACTCGTGGAGGAGGGTGCGATCGACCGCGACGAGAAGATCGTCTGCGTCGTGACCGGCCACCTCCTCAAGGACCCGGAAACGGTGATAAAACAGTGTCCACCCCCGATCGAGATCGACGCCACCGAACAGGCGTTGCTCTCTGTCTTGCACTTGTAA
- a CDS encoding DUF5803 family protein: MSTPDRDRRHRTGVALCLALVILLAPAAAFEATVTVLPGGDAYRGEVTLVNASEYSFWEPGMLGERVPLTGKNVTVSGACGENCTYTQKNRNTIAFEKGNVTVTYEGPITEKNLQLIFTEPSNITVTLPEGQAVKNPLLGRVSEGGKVSTENNTTAIAFDRVRSAEVRFYDPARERLLYIFGSVWLTVAVVLLFPFLLMRRRQE, from the coding sequence GTGTCCACCCCCGATCGAGATCGACGCCACCGAACAGGCGTTGCTCTCTGTCTTGCACTTGTAATCCTGCTGGCGCCTGCCGCGGCCTTCGAGGCGACGGTGACGGTGCTCCCCGGCGGCGATGCCTACCGGGGGGAGGTCACCCTCGTCAACGCGAGTGAATACTCTTTCTGGGAGCCCGGGATGCTCGGGGAGAGGGTGCCCCTTACGGGCAAAAATGTGACGGTCTCCGGGGCGTGCGGGGAGAACTGCACCTACACGCAGAAGAACCGGAACACCATCGCCTTCGAGAAGGGGAATGTGACGGTGACCTACGAGGGCCCGATCACGGAGAAGAACCTCCAGCTGATCTTTACCGAGCCTTCGAACATCACGGTCACCCTCCCTGAAGGCCAGGCCGTCAAAAACCCCCTCCTCGGGCGGGTGAGCGAGGGGGGGAAGGTCTCGACGGAGAACAACACGACGGCGATCGCATTCGACCGCGTGCGTTCTGCCGAGGTGCGCTTCTACGACCCGGCACGGGAGCGTCTCCTCTATATCTTCGGGAGCGTCTGGCTCACCGTGGCGGTTGTGCTCCTCTTCCCCTTCCTGCTGATGCGAAGACGGCAGGAGTGA
- a CDS encoding HAMP domain-containing sensor histidine kinase, whose amino-acid sequence MLFFVFLVISATIGFLSTISYLEVSGEIVEAYEEVMDHTDEMIREAVVLVNREDAYRGRDYSTEMVTILDTYVTGYTPPPDNASLPDTRALEEYLHRLFGENTATSVHLTRTTEVADVVRYSRHFQPTWEVRTNSDGSVTTSAYDLTPDGSYLLEVAVIIPKQGGIPAIYQQDIVAKAREVNPFMESARVYDAAGDLVIDLTDPMNTTAGTLGPEMLQQVLTTQADGAVMDKETHRMTRYLFVDPDRGTDENARIVEVTYNLQERVDHINAVKLFNIITGMLGVLFGALVALASSWYITRPVDAIVEDVGIIARGDLDHRIRATKGIEFARLEESVNMMVGRLKETIEKLRESEEQVREYSGDLEEMVDQRTGQLEVANEEANLYIDILLHDINNANTVTLAYLEFLKESDLSDDQKEYAEKALAGAQKSVEIIRNVGTIRKTYEKKTDLSPISLDRVIREEVAHHPDTGILYDGTDAVVVADNLLGEVFANLIGNSLKHGGDGTEIRIAVADRGDKVEVSVEDTGPGIPDDLKGAVFERFRRGRTKASGKGLGLHICRSLVTWYGGTIRADDRVAGRPGEGAAIRFTLRKYPDPGHTSGEGKERQR is encoded by the coding sequence GTGCTGTTCTTCGTTTTTCTGGTCATCAGCGCCACCATCGGTTTTCTCTCGACGATCTCGTATCTCGAAGTGAGTGGCGAGATCGTCGAGGCGTACGAGGAGGTGATGGACCATACCGACGAGATGATCCGCGAGGCCGTCGTCCTGGTCAACAGAGAGGATGCATACAGGGGAAGAGACTACAGCACGGAGATGGTCACCATCCTCGACACGTACGTCACAGGGTACACCCCGCCGCCGGACAATGCGTCCCTGCCCGACACCCGGGCGCTGGAGGAATATCTGCACCGTCTGTTCGGCGAAAACACCGCGACATCGGTGCACCTCACCAGAACCACCGAGGTCGCCGACGTTGTCAGGTACAGCAGGCATTTCCAGCCCACATGGGAGGTCAGGACGAACTCCGACGGTTCGGTCACCACCAGCGCATACGACCTGACGCCGGACGGGTCCTATCTCCTGGAAGTGGCCGTCATCATCCCAAAGCAGGGCGGGATACCGGCGATCTACCAGCAGGACATCGTCGCGAAAGCGCGGGAGGTCAACCCGTTCATGGAATCGGCCAGGGTCTACGACGCTGCCGGAGACCTGGTCATCGACCTCACCGACCCGATGAACACGACGGCAGGGACGCTGGGGCCGGAGATGTTGCAACAGGTCCTCACGACGCAGGCAGACGGTGCGGTCATGGACAAAGAGACCCACAGGATGACCAGGTACCTCTTCGTCGACCCTGACAGGGGGACAGACGAGAACGCCAGGATCGTCGAGGTCACCTACAACCTGCAGGAGAGGGTCGACCACATCAACGCGGTCAAACTGTTCAATATCATCACGGGGATGCTCGGCGTCCTCTTCGGGGCGCTGGTCGCCCTCGCCTCCTCCTGGTACATCACCCGCCCGGTGGACGCCATCGTGGAGGACGTCGGGATCATCGCGCGGGGCGACCTCGACCACAGGATCAGGGCGACAAAAGGGATCGAGTTCGCCCGCCTGGAAGAGAGCGTCAACATGATGGTCGGGCGTCTCAAGGAGACCATCGAAAAGTTGAGGGAGTCTGAGGAGCAGGTCAGAGAGTACAGCGGAGACCTCGAAGAGATGGTGGACCAGAGGACCGGACAACTGGAAGTTGCCAACGAGGAGGCAAACCTCTACATCGACATCCTCCTCCACGACATCAACAACGCGAACACCGTCACCCTCGCGTACCTCGAGTTCCTGAAAGAGTCGGACCTGTCAGACGACCAGAAAGAGTACGCCGAGAAGGCCCTGGCCGGTGCGCAGAAGAGCGTCGAGATCATCAGGAATGTCGGGACGATCAGGAAGACCTACGAGAAGAAGACTGACCTCTCGCCCATCTCTCTCGACCGCGTCATCAGGGAGGAGGTCGCCCATCATCCCGACACGGGGATCCTGTACGACGGCACGGACGCGGTGGTGGTCGCGGACAATCTCCTCGGGGAGGTCTTCGCCAACCTCATCGGGAACAGCCTGAAGCATGGCGGCGACGGCACGGAGATCAGGATCGCCGTTGCCGATCGCGGCGATAAGGTGGAGGTCTCGGTCGAAGACACCGGTCCGGGCATCCCTGACGACCTCAAGGGCGCCGTCTTCGAGCGCTTCAGGCGTGGGAGGACCAAGGCATCGGGCAAAGGTCTCGGCCTCCATATCTGCCGGTCCCTGGTGACCTGGTACGGCGGGACGATCCGGGCGGACGACCGCGTGGCGGGCCGTCCGGGAGAGGGGGCGGCGATACGGTTCACCCTCAGGAAATACCCTGACCCCGGGCACACATCAGGTGAGGGAAAAGAAAGGCAGAGATAA